The Microbacterium luteum nucleotide sequence CACCTTCAACACGCTGCACGATCACGACAAGCAGGTCGTGATCACGAGCGACGTGCCTCCGAAGCACCTCACCGGCTTCGAGGATCGGATGCGCTCCCGCTTCGAGTGGGGACTGATCACGGATGTGCAGGCTCCCGATCTCGAGACCCGCATCGCGATCCTGCGCAAGAAGGCGCAGAGCGAGCGACTGCACATCCCGGACGAGGTGCTGGAGTACATCGCGACGGTCGTGTCCTCGAACATCCGGGAGCTGGAGGGCGCCCTCATCCGCGTCTCGGCCTTCGCCAGTCTGAACCGGTCGAACCTCGACATGTCGCTGGCACAGACGGTGCTCCGCGACATCGTCGATCAGGACGACGCGAACGTCATCTCGCCGACCGACATCATCCAGGCGACCGCTCAGTACTTCAAGCTCACCGTCGACGACCTCTACGGCTCCAGCCGTTCGCAGGCCGTGGCCATCGCCCGGCAGATCGCCATGTACCTGTGCCGTGAGCGCACGAACCTGTCGCTTCCGAAGATCGGTCAGCTGTTCGGCAACCGCGACCACACGACCGTCATGTACGCATACAAGAAGATCAGCGACCTCATGAAGGAGCGTCGCTCGATCTACAACCAGGTGACCGAGATCACCGCGCAGCTCGGCCGAATGCGCTGAGGGTTCCCTCACCTCACATCCGCACTTGACAGCGGACGCATAGCCACGCCATCATGTGCGTTCTTCACAGTGTGGAAAACCTGTGGATAACTGGGGATGCATCGCCTCGACATGTGAACGAAACGGCATCCACCTGTGGAAGACGCCGTGACCCCGCTGTTTCCCCACAGACGGCTTCCCGCGTGATTCCGCATCGATTCCACATCTCACACGTTTGTAGTTCTCTAGAGCGCACTGGGATCCACCGACTTATCCACAGTTTCCACAGTTGTTAACAAGATGAAGAACAAGAACTTAAGCAGAGGGCGATTCGATGACCTCAAGGGTTCGAGCTCGAGGGATCGGATGCGCCGGCACGGATGCGGACGAGCGCCGGTCGGGCACTAGCATGGGCCGCACAGGGCAGTAGCATGAGAAACCCCATGCCCGAGGTCGAGGGAGCGTACGTGAGATTCCAGGTCAATCGCGATGTCTTCAGCGAAGCCGTCTCATTCGTCGTCAAGCTCCTTCCTCAGCGCAACCCGCAGCCGATTCTCGCGGGCGTGCTGATCGAGACGTCGGACGAAGGGCTGTCGCTGTCGGCGTTCGACTACGAGGCCTCGGCCCGAACGACCATCGACGCGACGGTCGACGACCCGGGCACGATCCTGGTTCACGGCCGTCTCCTGTCAGACATCGCCAGTCGTCTGCCGAACGCGCCGATTCAGATCTCGGTCGATCCCGAAGACGGCGTCGTGCTCACGTGCGGTTCCGCACGCTTCACCCTGTCCTCCATGCCCGTCGAGGAGTACCCGGCGATTCCCGAGGTGTCGGGTGAATCGGGGCTGGTTCCCGGGGAGGAGTTCGCGACCGCCATCGCGCAGGTCGCCTTCGCCGCGTCCCGTGACGACGTCACCCCCGTTCTCACCGGCGTGCAGCTGGAAGTGACCGGGAGTCGCCTGAGCCTGGTGGCGACGGATCGCTATCGCGTCGCGCTCCGCGAGATCCCGTGGGACGGCGGAACGACCGGTTCCGACGCCACGGCACTCGTGCCCGCGCGCACGCTGACCGAGGTCGGCAAGACCTTCGCGCACTCGGGTGACATCTCGATCGCCTTCTCGGGCAGCGGCGACCGCGAGATCATCGCCTTCACCGCGGGGAACAAGACCGTCACCTCGCTCCTCATCAAGGGCAACTTCCCGCCGGTCCGCCGTCTGTTCCCGGAGCAGACCGAGCACCACGCTGTCGTGAACACCGCCGATCTCGCCGAGGCCGTGCGTCGTGTGGCGCTGGTTCTCGACCGCTCCGCCCCGCTCCGGTTCACGTTCGCAGCCGACAGCGTCTCGATGGATGCCTCCGGCACCGAGCAGGCGCGGGCCAGCGAATCCGTCGACGCGACCCTGTCCGGCGGCGACGATGTCACGCTCGGGCTGAATCCGCAGTACCTCCTCGAGTCGCTCGGTGCGGTGCGCAGCGAGTTCGCGCGCGTGACCTTCACCTCGAGCGAGAACGCGAACAAGCTCAGCCCCGTGCTGATCACGCCCCAGACCTCGGTGGACAAGGGCGGAGAGGACACGTTCAAGTACCTGCTCCAGCCGAACCTGCTGCTGAGGTGAGCGCATCCGGGTGACGTCCGAGGCGATCATTAGGCTGTACCGGTGATCGTGGAGCAGCTCTCACTCGTCGACTTCCGCAACTATGCGGCTGCCGATGTGGCGCTGCGACCCGGTCCGAACGTGTTCGTGGGTCGGAACGGCCAGGGCAAGACGAACCTCGCCGAGGCGATCGCCTACTTCGCCACACTCGGCTCTCACCGGGTGTCGCAGGATGCCCCGATGGTGCGGGAGGGCAAGGAGTCGGCGTTCATCCGCACCCGACTCGGTCACGGCGAGCGACGCGTCACCCTCGAACTGCAGGTCAACCGGCAGGGGTCCAACAAGGCGCGCGTGAACGGCTCACCGGTGAAGACCGCCGAGCTTCCCCGATATGCGCAGGTCGTCCTCTTCGCTCCCGAAGACCTGCAGATCGTGCGGGGTGACCCCTCGGCTCGCCGCCGGTTCGCCGATCAGCTCCTCATCCAGCGCGCACCGCGCATGGCTTCGGTGCTGCAGGATTACGATCGCGTGCTCAAGCAGCGAAACGCACTGCTGAAGTCCGCGCGTGCCCGCGGCGTGAAGGGCGACGGTCTGTCGACGCTGGATGTGTGGGATGACAAGCTCGTGACGCTCGGCGCCCAGGTGATCGAGGCGCGCCTGCGCCTCGCCGATGACCTCGCGACCCCCGTCGCCGACGCTTATACGGCCATCGCGGGCGCAGACCATCGGCCTCGGCTGCAGTGGGCGCTGTCGGTCGAAGGCGGTGATCCGGAGGAAGACGAGACCGGAAGCGAGAGCGCGGTGTCGGCGACGCCCATCGCAGACCAGTTCCGCAACGCCCTGGCCGCGCGACGCACGGCGGAGCTCGAGCGCGGCGTCACACTGGTCGGTCCCCACCGTGACGACCTGGTGCTGAAGGTGCGAGGGCTCCCGGTCAAGGGCTACGCATCGCACGGGGAATCCTGGTCGGTCGCGTTGTCGCTTCGCCTCGCGTCAGCGGAGCTCCTTCGCGCCGATTCGCTGCTCGGTGATCCGGTGCTGATCCTCGACGACGTGTTCGCGGAGCTCGATGCCGATCGACGAGTGCGCCTCGCCGAGGTCGCCCGGGGATACGAGCAGGTCGTGGTCACCGCGGCGGTGGAGCAGGATGTGCCGCCGCCGCTGCGCACCCAGGTGGTGCGGGTGGATGCGGGTCGTATCCTCCCGGAGGAGGAGCCGCACGATGGATGACGTCTCGTCGGAGCAGGTGCCGGAGACGGTCGCGACTTACCTCCGGCTGCGCGGGCTGAAGCCGTCGTCGAAGTCATGGCGCCGGCGGCGCCGGGTGCGCGACGACGAGAACCAGCCGTTCACAGCGGGGCGCGACCCGCGCGGTGTGGCCGACGTGCTCACGGAGCTCACGCGCCAGGCGGGTTGGGAGGGCCAGCTGGCGCGCGAGGACGTGGTGCGCACGTGGGCCGAGGTCGCCGGATCCGACACCGCCGAGCGCACGCGTCCGGTGTCGTTCCACGACGGCACGCTGACCATCCAGGCCGATTCGACGGCCTGGGCGAAGCAGCTTCAGCTGATGCGGGCGCAGATCCTCACCGAGATCGTGCGTCGGTATCCCGAGGCGGGGGTCGTGACCGTGCGATTCATCGGGCCGGACGTCCCCTCGTGGAAATGGGGCACCAGAGCCGTTCCAGGGCGGGGCCCTCGCGATACCTACGGATGACCCACGTCCCGCCATATCTGTGCCGATTTCATCGCGCCACAGGGCCGTATAACCGATCTGAGCGCGACGAACTTGGTAGAGTGGAGCCGATCCCTCCGACAGATGTGGAGCGCCTTCACCCATGACGTCCCAGAACCCCGACAGCGTTCCCGAGGACGCGGCCGACGACGCCGCACCCATCCCCACGGGGACACCCACCGAGTACGGGGCAGACGCCATTCAGGTGCTCGAAGGCCTGGAGGCGGTGCGCAAGCGCCCCGGCATGTACATCGGTTCGACGGGGGAGCGCGGACTCCACCACCTGGTGTATGAGATCGTCGACAACTCCGTCGATGAGGCCCTGGCCGGTCATTGCGACACGATCCAGGTCACGATCCTCGAGGACGGCGCCGTCCGCGTGGTGGACAACGGTCGTGGAATCCCCGTGGACATGCACCGCACCGAGGGCAAGTCGACGGTCGAGGTCGTCCTCACCGTGCTGCATGCCGGCGGCAAGTTCGGTGGGGGCGGGTACGCGGTCTCCGGCGGACTCCACGGCGTCGGTTCATCCGTCGTCAATGCGCTGTCCTACCGTCTCGAGGTCGAGGTGCACCGGCAGGGATCGGTATGGCGACAGTCCTATCGCGACGGCGGACAGCCCATCGCCCCGCTGGAGAAGGGCGAAGACAGCGAGCTGACCGGAACCACCATCACGTTCTGGCCCGATCCCGACATCTTCGACACGGTCGAGTTCGACTACGACACGCTGCGCACCCGGTTCCAGCAGATGGCCTTCCTGAACAAGGGTCTCCGCATCGACCTGCGCGACGAGCGCGCTCAGGCCTACGTCGAAGACGTCGAGCCCAGCACCGGAACCGAGACGCCGGATGCGCGTCACGACAGCTTCCTCTACGAGCGGGGCCTGGTCGACTACGTGGAGTACCTCAACAAGGTGCGTCACGCCGAGGTCGTCAACGACGAGATCATCGATTTCGAGTCGGAGGACACCGACCGCAAGATCGCCATGGAGATGGCGATGCAGTGGACGACGAGCTACACCGAGAACGTCTTCACCTTCGCCAACACGATCAACACGCACGAGGGCGGCACGCACGAGGAAGGCTTCCGGTCGGCTCTGACCGCGCTGGTCAACCGCTACGCGCGTGCGCAGAACATGCTGAAGGAGAAGGATGACAACCTCACCGGTGAGGACATCCGTGAGGGACTCACCGCCGTCATCTCCGTGAAGCTGTCCGAGCCGCAGTTCGAGGGCCAGACCAAGACCAAGCTCGGCAACACGGAAGCGCGGGCGTTCGTGCAGAAGGTCGTGGGTGACCAGCTCGGCGACTGGTTCGACCGGTATCCGCAGCAGGCGAAGAACGTCGTCCGCAAGGCGATCGACGCCGCCAGCGCCCGCATGGCAGCGCGCAAAGCTCGTGAGACTGCGCGCCGCAAGAGCGTCTTCGAGTCGGCTGCGATGCCCGACAAGCTCAAGGACTGCACGAGCAAAGACCCCTCGGTCAGCGAGATCTTCCTCGTGGAGGGCGACTCCGCCGGTGGTTCTGCCGTGCAGGGCCGGGATCCGCACACGCAGGCGATCCTCGCGCTGCGCGGCAAGATCCTCAACGTCGAGCGCGCACGCTTGGACAAGGCGCTGTCGAACAAGGAAGTGCAGGCGATGATCCAGGCGTTCGGCGCCGGTATCGGCGAGGACTTCGACATCTCCAAGGCCCGCTATCACAAGATCGTGCTGATGGCCGATGCCGATGTCGACGGACAGCACATCACGACGCTCCTGCTGACCCTGCTGTTCCGCTACATGCGCGGCCTGATCGAGGCGGGCTTCGTCTATCTGGCACAGCCTCCGCTCTATCGCCTGAAGTGGTCGAACTCGCCGCACGAGTACGTCTTCAGCGACCGCGAGCGCGATGCCCTCCTCGCCGACGGCCTCGCCAGCGGCAAGCGCATCCCTAAGGATAGCGGCGTGCAGCGGTACAAGGGTCTCGGCGAGATGAACGCCAAGGAGCTGTGGGAGACGACGATGGATGTCACGACCCGCACCCTCAAGCAGGTGACGATCGACGATGCCGCGGCAGCCGACGAGATCTTCTCCGTGCTCATGGGAGAAGACGTCGAGTCGCGTCGCGGGTTCATCCAGCGAAACGCCAAAGACGTCCGCTTCCTCGACATCTAGACACAGCATGGTCGTTGGCGTTTCGTCTCGCTTCGCTCGCTCAACGACCGGGAAGCCTCGCTCTTCGAGCGAGGAGCGAAGCGACGAGACGAAACGCACGAAACGGAAGATGAACGATGGCTGACGAAGAACGTCCCGTCCCCGAACATGATCACGGCAAGATCGATCAGGTCGATCTGCAGCTGGAGATGCAGCGCAGCTACCTCGACTACGCGATGGCGGTCATCGTGGGCCGTGCGCTTCCCGACGTGCGGGATGGCCTGAAGCCGGTGCACCGCCGCGTGATCTACGGCATGTACGACGGCGGGTTCCGCCCCGACAAGTCCTTCTCGAAGTGCGCTCGTGTCGTCGGCGAGGTCATGGGTCAGTACCACCCGCACGGTGACACCGCGATCTACGACGCCCTCGTGCGTCTCGTGCAACCGTGGTCGATGCGCTACCCGCTCGCACAGGGGCAGGGCAACTTCGGCTCGCCCGGCAACATGGGCGCCGCCGCTCCGCGATACACCGAGACCAAGATGGCGACCATCGCCCTCGAGATGGTCCGCGACATCGAAGAGGAGACCGTCGACTTCCAGGACAACTACGACGGTCAGACTCAGGAGCCCGCGGTTCTTCCGTCGCGCTTCCCGAACCTGCTCGTCAACGGGTCGGTCGGCATCGCGGTCGGAATGGCCACCAACATCCCCCCGCACAACCTTCGTGAGGTCGCGGCGGGAGCGTTGTGGGCGCTCGACAATTCCGAAGCGACTCGGGAAGAGCTCCTCGAGGCGCTCATCGAGCGCATTCCGGGGCCGGACTTTCCGACCGGTGCGCAGATCCTCGGAACCCGGGGCATCCGCGATGCCTATCGCACCGGGCGCGGCTCCATCACGATGCGGGCGGTCGTGGCGATCGAAGAGATCCAGGGCCGCACCTGCCTGGTGATCACCGAGCTGCCCTACCAGGTGAACCCGGACAACCTCGCCGTGAAGATCGGCGACCTGGCCCGCGACGGGAAGATCACGGGCATCGCCGACATCCGTGATGAGAGCAGTGACCGCACCGGCCAGCGGCTGGTCGTCGTCCTCAAGCGCGACGCCGTGGCGAAGGTCGTGCTCAACAACCTCTACAAGCACACCCAGCTGCAGGAGAACTTCGGGGCGAACATGCTCGCGATCGTCGACGGCGTTCCCCGCACGCTCGCACTCGACGGGTTCATCAGCTACTGGATCGAACACCAGATCGATGTCATCGTGCGACGGACCCGGTATCGGCTGCGCAAGGCCGAAGAGCGCATGCACATCCTGCGCGGGTATCTCAAGGCGCTCGACGCGCTCGACGAGGTCATCGCACTCATCCGTCGTTCGCCCACGGTCGACGACGCGCGCGAAGGCTTGAAATCGCTGCTCGAGATCGACGACATCCAGGCGGACGCCATCCTCGCGATGCAGCTGCGACGCCTGGCTGCGATGGAGCGCCAGAAGATCATCGATGAGGCTTCGGAGCTGGAAGCTCAGATCGCGGACTATCAGGAGATCCTCGCCGACCCCACGCGCCAGCGAGGAATCGTGCGCGACGAGCTCGGGGCGATCGTCGACAAGTTCGGCGACGACCGTCGCACGCACATTCTGCACGGGTTCGACGGAGACATGTCCGTCGAAGACCTCATCCCCGAGGAGGAGATGGTCGTCACCGTCACCCGTGCGGGATACATCAAGCGCACCCGCAGCGACAATTACCGCTCACAGCACCGGGGCGGACGCGGCGTACGCGGCGCCCAGCTGCGAGCCGACGACGTCGTCGAGCACTTCTTCGTGACCACCACGCACCACTGGCTGCTGTTCTTCACGAACAAGGGACGGGTGTATCGCGCCAAGGCGTACGAGGTGCCCGAGGGAGGGCGTGACGCGAAGGGGCAGCACGTCGCGAATCTGCTTGCGCTGCAGCCCGACGAGGAGATCGCGCAGATCCGGGACATCCGCGATTACAACGTCGCCGACTACCTCGTGCTCGCGACCCGCAGCGGGCTGGTGAAGAAGACGCGTCTGACCGACTACGACACCAACCGCCAGGGTGGGGTCATCGCGATCCGGCTGCGCGACGAGGACGAACTGGTGAGCGCCCTTCTCATCGACGAGGGCGAGGACATCCTCCTCATCAGCCGGAACGGCATGTCGTTGCGCTTCACCGCCACCGACGATGCGCTTCGCCCGATGGGGCGCGCGACGGAAGGCGTGAAGGGAATGACGTTCCGCGACCGTGACAGCCTGCTCTCGGCGTCGGTCGCCAAGGACGACGAGTTCGTGTTCGTGGTGACCGACGGCGGCTACGCCAAGCGCACGGAAGTGGCTCAGTACCGCACTCAGAGTCGGGGCGGTCTCGGCATCAAGGTCGCCAAACTCCACGATGACCGGGGCGTTCTCGCCGGCGGGCTGCTGGTGCACAGCGACGACGAGGTCTTGGTGGTCCTTGCCAGCGGCAAGGTGGTACGCTCTGCCGTGGCCGAGGTGCCCGCCAAGGGTCGCGACACCATGGGTGTGGTGTTCGCCCGCCTCAGCGAGGATGACAAGATCCTCGCGATCGCGCGAAACATCGAGCGGGCCGTGGCCGAAGAAGCCGCCGAGGAAGAGAACCCGTCTGCCCCCTCGGACGATTCCCAGTCGACTGAGAAGAGTATGGACGCATGAGCACGGTAGCCGACAAGCTCGCGAAGAAATCGAGTTCCAAGGCCAGCGCGAAGCAGGTACGCCTGCGTCTGGTCTACGTGGACTTCTGGTCCGCCGTGAAGCTCTCGTTCCTGGCAGCGGTCGCGATCTCGATCGCCACGGTCGTGGCGTACCTCCTGGTCTTCGCCATCGTGCAGACGACGGGGATCATCGACCAGGTCGATGAGTTCTTCACCAGCTTCTCCG carries:
- the dnaN gene encoding DNA polymerase III subunit beta yields the protein MRFQVNRDVFSEAVSFVVKLLPQRNPQPILAGVLIETSDEGLSLSAFDYEASARTTIDATVDDPGTILVHGRLLSDIASRLPNAPIQISVDPEDGVVLTCGSARFTLSSMPVEEYPAIPEVSGESGLVPGEEFATAIAQVAFAASRDDVTPVLTGVQLEVTGSRLSLVATDRYRVALREIPWDGGTTGSDATALVPARTLTEVGKTFAHSGDISIAFSGSGDREIIAFTAGNKTVTSLLIKGNFPPVRRLFPEQTEHHAVVNTADLAEAVRRVALVLDRSAPLRFTFAADSVSMDASGTEQARASESVDATLSGGDDVTLGLNPQYLLESLGAVRSEFARVTFTSSENANKLSPVLITPQTSVDKGGEDTFKYLLQPNLLLR
- the recF gene encoding DNA replication/repair protein RecF (All proteins in this family for which functions are known are DNA-binding proteins that assist the filamentation of RecA onto DNA for the initiation of recombination or recombinational repair.) — translated: MIVEQLSLVDFRNYAAADVALRPGPNVFVGRNGQGKTNLAEAIAYFATLGSHRVSQDAPMVREGKESAFIRTRLGHGERRVTLELQVNRQGSNKARVNGSPVKTAELPRYAQVVLFAPEDLQIVRGDPSARRRFADQLLIQRAPRMASVLQDYDRVLKQRNALLKSARARGVKGDGLSTLDVWDDKLVTLGAQVIEARLRLADDLATPVADAYTAIAGADHRPRLQWALSVEGGDPEEDETGSESAVSATPIADQFRNALAARRTAELERGVTLVGPHRDDLVLKVRGLPVKGYASHGESWSVALSLRLASAELLRADSLLGDPVLILDDVFAELDADRRVRLAEVARGYEQVVVTAAVEQDVPPPLRTQVVRVDAGRILPEEEPHDG
- a CDS encoding DUF721 domain-containing protein; this translates as MDDVSSEQVPETVATYLRLRGLKPSSKSWRRRRRVRDDENQPFTAGRDPRGVADVLTELTRQAGWEGQLAREDVVRTWAEVAGSDTAERTRPVSFHDGTLTIQADSTAWAKQLQLMRAQILTEIVRRYPEAGVVTVRFIGPDVPSWKWGTRAVPGRGPRDTYG
- the gyrB gene encoding DNA topoisomerase (ATP-hydrolyzing) subunit B, coding for MTSQNPDSVPEDAADDAAPIPTGTPTEYGADAIQVLEGLEAVRKRPGMYIGSTGERGLHHLVYEIVDNSVDEALAGHCDTIQVTILEDGAVRVVDNGRGIPVDMHRTEGKSTVEVVLTVLHAGGKFGGGGYAVSGGLHGVGSSVVNALSYRLEVEVHRQGSVWRQSYRDGGQPIAPLEKGEDSELTGTTITFWPDPDIFDTVEFDYDTLRTRFQQMAFLNKGLRIDLRDERAQAYVEDVEPSTGTETPDARHDSFLYERGLVDYVEYLNKVRHAEVVNDEIIDFESEDTDRKIAMEMAMQWTTSYTENVFTFANTINTHEGGTHEEGFRSALTALVNRYARAQNMLKEKDDNLTGEDIREGLTAVISVKLSEPQFEGQTKTKLGNTEARAFVQKVVGDQLGDWFDRYPQQAKNVVRKAIDAASARMAARKARETARRKSVFESAAMPDKLKDCTSKDPSVSEIFLVEGDSAGGSAVQGRDPHTQAILALRGKILNVERARLDKALSNKEVQAMIQAFGAGIGEDFDISKARYHKIVLMADADVDGQHITTLLLTLLFRYMRGLIEAGFVYLAQPPLYRLKWSNSPHEYVFSDRERDALLADGLASGKRIPKDSGVQRYKGLGEMNAKELWETTMDVTTRTLKQVTIDDAAAADEIFSVLMGEDVESRRGFIQRNAKDVRFLDI
- the gyrA gene encoding DNA gyrase subunit A; protein product: MADEERPVPEHDHGKIDQVDLQLEMQRSYLDYAMAVIVGRALPDVRDGLKPVHRRVIYGMYDGGFRPDKSFSKCARVVGEVMGQYHPHGDTAIYDALVRLVQPWSMRYPLAQGQGNFGSPGNMGAAAPRYTETKMATIALEMVRDIEEETVDFQDNYDGQTQEPAVLPSRFPNLLVNGSVGIAVGMATNIPPHNLREVAAGALWALDNSEATREELLEALIERIPGPDFPTGAQILGTRGIRDAYRTGRGSITMRAVVAIEEIQGRTCLVITELPYQVNPDNLAVKIGDLARDGKITGIADIRDESSDRTGQRLVVVLKRDAVAKVVLNNLYKHTQLQENFGANMLAIVDGVPRTLALDGFISYWIEHQIDVIVRRTRYRLRKAEERMHILRGYLKALDALDEVIALIRRSPTVDDAREGLKSLLEIDDIQADAILAMQLRRLAAMERQKIIDEASELEAQIADYQEILADPTRQRGIVRDELGAIVDKFGDDRRTHILHGFDGDMSVEDLIPEEEMVVTVTRAGYIKRTRSDNYRSQHRGGRGVRGAQLRADDVVEHFFVTTTHHWLLFFTNKGRVYRAKAYEVPEGGRDAKGQHVANLLALQPDEEIAQIRDIRDYNVADYLVLATRSGLVKKTRLTDYDTNRQGGVIAIRLRDEDELVSALLIDEGEDILLISRNGMSLRFTATDDALRPMGRATEGVKGMTFRDRDSLLSASVAKDDEFVFVVTDGGYAKRTEVAQYRTQSRGGLGIKVAKLHDDRGVLAGGLLVHSDDEVLVVLASGKVVRSAVAEVPAKGRDTMGVVFARLSEDDKILAIARNIERAVAEEAAEEENPSAPSDDSQSTEKSMDA
- a CDS encoding DUF3566 domain-containing protein; its protein translation is MSTVADKLAKKSSSKASAKQVRLRLVYVDFWSAVKLSFLAAVAISIATVVAYLLVFAIVQTTGIIDQVDEFFTSFSDGGVSIRAFVGFPQVLAFSSVVAILNLVVVTVMGAVVAGVYNLAVKVTGGLLVGFTSN